A stretch of the Macaca mulatta isolate MMU2019108-1 chromosome 16, T2T-MMU8v2.0, whole genome shotgun sequence genome encodes the following:
- the NBR1 gene encoding next to BRCA1 gene 1 protein isoform X4, whose protein sequence is MEPQVTLNVTFKNEIQSFLVSDPENTTWADIEAMVKVSFDLNTIQIKYLDEENEEVSINSQGESLRESMAVKQGNQLQMQVHEGHHVVDEAPPPVVGAKRLAARAGKKPLAHYSSLVRVLGSDMKKTPEDPAVQSLPLAPCDTDQPQDKPPDWFTSYLETFREQVVKETVEKLEQKLHEKLVLQNPSLGSYPSEVSMPTSEETLFLPENQFSWHIACNNCQRRIVGVRYQCSLCPSYNICEDCEAGPYSHDTNHVLLKLRRPVVGSSEPFSHSKYSTPRLPAALEQVRLQKQVDKNFLKAEKQRLRAEKKQRKAEVKELKKQLKLHRKIHLWNSIHGLQSPKSPLGRPESLLQSNTLMLPLQPYTPVMPMLSAAFVDENLPDGTHLQPGTKFIKHWRMKNTGNVKWSADTKLKFMWGNLTLASTEKKDVLVPCLKAGHVGVVSVEFIAPALEGTYTSHWRLSHKGQQFGPRVWCSIIVDPFPSEESPDNIEKGMISSSKTDDLTCQQEEAFLLAKEERQLGEVTEQTEGSAACIPQKAKNVASERELYIPSVDLLTAQDLLSFELLDINIVQELERVPHNTPVDMTPCMSPLPHDSPLIEKPGLGQIEEESEGTGFKALPDSTVSVKRKTQNIASVEEAEEDLSGTQFVCETVIRSLTLDAAPDHNPPCRQKTLQMKFALPEEGPLGDEREEIVHITEEEAVMEEEEEEEEEEELKDEVQSQSSASSEDYIIILPECFDTSRPLGDSMYSSALSQPGLERGAEGEPGVEAGQEPAEAGERLPGGENQPQEHSISDILTSSQTLETVPLIPEVVELPPPLPRSPPCVHHHGSPGVDLPVTVSEVSSVPDQIRGEPRGSSGLVNSRQKSYDHSRHHHGSSIAGGLVKGALSVAASAYKALFAGPPVTAQPIVSEDQTAALMAHLFEMGFCDRQLNLRLLKKHNYNILQVVTELLQINNNDWYSERY, encoded by the exons ATGGCAGTTAAACAGGGAAACCAACTGCAGATGCAAGTCCACGAAGGGCACCATGTTGTTGATGAAGCCCCGCCCCCAGTTGTAGGAGCAAAACGATTAGCTGCCAGGGCAGGGAAGAAGCCACTTGCACATTACTCTTCACTGGTGAGAGTCTTGGGATCAGACATGAAGAAGACCCCAGAGGATCCTGCAGTGCAG TCGTTGCCACTTGCTCCATGTGACACAGACCAGCCTCAGGACAAGCCCCCAGACTGGTTCACAAGCTACCTGGAGACA TTCAGAGAACAAGTGGTTAAAGAAACGGTTGAGAAGCTTGAACAGAAATTACATGAAAAGCTTGTCCTCCAGAACCCATCTTTGGGTTCTTATCCCTCAGAAGTCTCAATGCCTACTTCAGAGGAAACATTGTTTTTGCCAGAAAACCAGTTCAGCTGGCATATTGCTTGCAACAACTGCCAAAGAAGGATTGTTGGTGTCCGCTACCAGTGTAG CCTATGCCCATCCTACAATATCTGTGAAGATTGTGAAGCAGGGCCATATAGCCACGACACTAACCATGTCCTGCTGAAGTTGCGGAGACCTGTTGTGGGCTCCTCTGAACCATTCTCTCACTCAAAATACTCTACTCCTCGTCTTCCTGCTGCTCTGGAACAAGTCAG GCTCCAGAAACAGGTTGATAAGAACTTTCTTAAAGCAGAAAAGCAAAGATTGCGAGCTGAGAAGAAACAACGTAAAGCAGAGGTCAAGGAACTTAAAAAGCAACTTAAACTCCATAGGAAAATTCACCTGTGGAATTCAATCCATGGACTCCAGAGCCCCAAGTCTCCTTTAGGCCGACCTGAGAGCTTGCTCCAGTCTAATACCCTGAT GCTCCCTTTGCAACCCTATACCCCCGTTATGCCAATGCTCAGTGCAGCATTTGTGGATGAGAATTTGCCTGATGGGACTCACCTTCAGCCAGGAACCAAGTTTATCAAACACTGGAGGATGAAGAATACAGGAAATGTGAAGTGGAGTGCAGACACAAAG CTCAAGTTCATGTGGGGAAACCTGACTTTGGCTTCCACAGAAAAGAAGGATGTTTTGGTTCCTTGCCTCAAGGCCGGCCATGTGGGAGTTGTATCTGTGGAGTTCATTGCCCCAGCCTTGGAGGGAACGTATACTTCCCATTGGCGTCTTTCTCACAAAGGCCAGCAATTTGGGCCTCGAGTCTGGTGCAGTATCATAGTGGATCCTTTCCCCTCCGAAGAGAGCCCTGATAACATTGAAAAGGGCATGATCAGCTCAAGCAAAACTGATGATCTCACCTGCCAGCAAGAG GAAGCTTTTCTTCTGGCTAAAGAAGAAAGACAACTTGGTGAAGTGACTGAGCAGACAGAAGGATCAGCAGCCTGCATCCCACAGAAGGCAAAAAATGTTGCCAGTGAGAGGGAGCTCTACATCCCATCTGTGGATCTTCTGACTGCCCAG GACCTGCTGTCGTTTGAGCTGTTGGATATAAACATTGTTCAAGAGTTGGAGAGAGTGCCCCATAACACCCCTGTGG ATATGACTCCCTGCATGTCTCCTCTGCCACATGACAGTCCTTTAATAGAGAAGCCAGGCTTGGGGCAGAtagaggaagagagtgaagggacAGGATTTAAAGCACTTCCTG ATTCTACAGTGTCAGTAAAGAGAAAGACTCAGAACATTGCTTCTGTGGAGGAAGCAGAAGAAGACCTGAGTGGGACCCAGTTTGTGTGTGAGACAGTAATCCGATCCCTTACCTTGGATGCTGCCCCAGACCACAACCCTCCTTGCAGACAGAAAACCTTGCAGA TGAAATTTGCCTTGCCTGAGGAAGGACCACTTGGAGATGAGAGGGAGGAGATTGTCCATATCACTGAGGAAGAAGCTgtcatggaggaggaggaggaagaggaggaggaggaggagctcaaAGATGAAGTTCAGAGTCAGTCCTCTGCTTCCTCAGAGGATTACATCATCATCCTGCCTGAGTGCTTTGATACCAGCCGCCCCCTGGGGGATTCCATGTACAGCTCTGCACTCTCACAGCCAGGCCTGGAGCGAGGTGCTGAAGGCGAGCCTGGGGTTGAGGCTGGGCAGGAACCAGCTGAGGCTGGGGAGAGACTTCCTGGAGGGGAGAACCAGCCACAGGAGCACAGCATAAGTGACATCCTCACGTCCTCACAGACTCTGGAAACAGTGCCCCTAATCCCAGAGGTAGTGGAGCTTCCACCGCCACTGCCCAG GAGCCCTCCTTGTGTACATCATCATGGTTCCCCAGGAGTGGATTTACCAGTTACCGTATCAGAAGTTTCTTCAGTCCCTGATCAGATCAGAGGAG AGCCCAGAGGCTCATCAGGACTTGTAAACAGCAGACAGAAGAGCTATGACCACTCAAG GCACCATCATGGGAGTAGCATTGCTGGAGGACTGGTGAAGGGGGCTTTGTCTGTTGCTGCCTCTGCATACAAGGCCCTGTTTGCTGGGCCACCCGTCACTGCACAG CCAATAGTTTCTGAAGATCAGACAGCAGCCCTGATGGCCCATCTCTTTGAAATGGGATTCTGTGACAGGCAGCTGAACCTACGGCTGCTGAAGAAACACAATTACAATATCCTGCAGGTTGTAACGGAACTTCTTCAGATAAACAACAATGACTGGTACAGCGAACGCTATTGA
- the NBR1 gene encoding next to BRCA1 gene 1 protein isoform X3: MEPQVTLNVTFKNEIQSFLVSDPENTTWADIEAMVKVSFDLNTIQIKYLDEENEEVSINSQGEYEEALKMAVKQGNQLQMQVHEGHHVVDEAPPPVVGAKRLAARAGKKPLAHYSSLVRVLGSDMKKTPEDPAVQSLPLAPCDTDQPQDKPPDWFTSYLETFREQVVKETVEKLEQKLHEKLVLQNPSLGSYPSEVSMPTSEETLFLPENQFSWHIACNNCQRRIVGVRYQCSLCPSYNICEDCEAGPYSHDTNHVLLKLRRPVVGSSEPFSHSKYSTPRLPAALEQVRLQKQVDKNFLKAEKQRLRAEKKQRKAEVKELKKQLKLHRKIHLWNSIHGLQSPKSPLGRPESLLQSNTLMLPLQPYTPVMPMLSAAFVDENLPDGTHLQPGTKFIKHWRMKNTGNVKWSADTKLKFMWGNLTLASTEKKDVLVPCLKAGHVGVVSVEFIAPALEGTYTSHWRLSHKGQQFGPRVWCSIIVDPFPSEESPDNIEKGMISSSKTDDLTCQQEEAFLLAKEERQLGEVTEQTEGSAACIPQKAKNVASERELYIPSVDLLTAQDLLSFELLDINIVQELERVPHNTPVDMTPCMSPLPHDSPLIEKPGLGQIEEESEGTGFKALPDSTVSVKRKTQNIASVEEAEEDLSGTQFVCETVIRSLTLDAAPDHNPPCRQKTLQMKFALPEEGPLGDEREEIVHITEEEAVMEEEEEEEEEEELKDEVQSQSSASSEDYIIILPECFDTSRPLGDSMYSSALSQPGLERGAEGEPGVEAGQEPAEAGERLPGGENQPQEHSISDILTSSQTLETVPLIPEVVELPPPLPRSPPCVHHHGSPGVDLPVTVSEVSSVPDQIRGEPRGSSGLVNSRQKSYDHSRHHHGSSIAGGLVKGALSVAASAYKALFAGPPVTAQPIVSEDQTAALMAHLFEMGFCDRQLNLRLLKKHNYNILQVVTELLQINNNDWYSERY, from the exons ATGGCAGTTAAACAGGGAAACCAACTGCAGATGCAAGTCCACGAAGGGCACCATGTTGTTGATGAAGCCCCGCCCCCAGTTGTAGGAGCAAAACGATTAGCTGCCAGGGCAGGGAAGAAGCCACTTGCACATTACTCTTCACTGGTGAGAGTCTTGGGATCAGACATGAAGAAGACCCCAGAGGATCCTGCAGTGCAG TCGTTGCCACTTGCTCCATGTGACACAGACCAGCCTCAGGACAAGCCCCCAGACTGGTTCACAAGCTACCTGGAGACA TTCAGAGAACAAGTGGTTAAAGAAACGGTTGAGAAGCTTGAACAGAAATTACATGAAAAGCTTGTCCTCCAGAACCCATCTTTGGGTTCTTATCCCTCAGAAGTCTCAATGCCTACTTCAGAGGAAACATTGTTTTTGCCAGAAAACCAGTTCAGCTGGCATATTGCTTGCAACAACTGCCAAAGAAGGATTGTTGGTGTCCGCTACCAGTGTAG CCTATGCCCATCCTACAATATCTGTGAAGATTGTGAAGCAGGGCCATATAGCCACGACACTAACCATGTCCTGCTGAAGTTGCGGAGACCTGTTGTGGGCTCCTCTGAACCATTCTCTCACTCAAAATACTCTACTCCTCGTCTTCCTGCTGCTCTGGAACAAGTCAG GCTCCAGAAACAGGTTGATAAGAACTTTCTTAAAGCAGAAAAGCAAAGATTGCGAGCTGAGAAGAAACAACGTAAAGCAGAGGTCAAGGAACTTAAAAAGCAACTTAAACTCCATAGGAAAATTCACCTGTGGAATTCAATCCATGGACTCCAGAGCCCCAAGTCTCCTTTAGGCCGACCTGAGAGCTTGCTCCAGTCTAATACCCTGAT GCTCCCTTTGCAACCCTATACCCCCGTTATGCCAATGCTCAGTGCAGCATTTGTGGATGAGAATTTGCCTGATGGGACTCACCTTCAGCCAGGAACCAAGTTTATCAAACACTGGAGGATGAAGAATACAGGAAATGTGAAGTGGAGTGCAGACACAAAG CTCAAGTTCATGTGGGGAAACCTGACTTTGGCTTCCACAGAAAAGAAGGATGTTTTGGTTCCTTGCCTCAAGGCCGGCCATGTGGGAGTTGTATCTGTGGAGTTCATTGCCCCAGCCTTGGAGGGAACGTATACTTCCCATTGGCGTCTTTCTCACAAAGGCCAGCAATTTGGGCCTCGAGTCTGGTGCAGTATCATAGTGGATCCTTTCCCCTCCGAAGAGAGCCCTGATAACATTGAAAAGGGCATGATCAGCTCAAGCAAAACTGATGATCTCACCTGCCAGCAAGAG GAAGCTTTTCTTCTGGCTAAAGAAGAAAGACAACTTGGTGAAGTGACTGAGCAGACAGAAGGATCAGCAGCCTGCATCCCACAGAAGGCAAAAAATGTTGCCAGTGAGAGGGAGCTCTACATCCCATCTGTGGATCTTCTGACTGCCCAG GACCTGCTGTCGTTTGAGCTGTTGGATATAAACATTGTTCAAGAGTTGGAGAGAGTGCCCCATAACACCCCTGTGG ATATGACTCCCTGCATGTCTCCTCTGCCACATGACAGTCCTTTAATAGAGAAGCCAGGCTTGGGGCAGAtagaggaagagagtgaagggacAGGATTTAAAGCACTTCCTG ATTCTACAGTGTCAGTAAAGAGAAAGACTCAGAACATTGCTTCTGTGGAGGAAGCAGAAGAAGACCTGAGTGGGACCCAGTTTGTGTGTGAGACAGTAATCCGATCCCTTACCTTGGATGCTGCCCCAGACCACAACCCTCCTTGCAGACAGAAAACCTTGCAGA TGAAATTTGCCTTGCCTGAGGAAGGACCACTTGGAGATGAGAGGGAGGAGATTGTCCATATCACTGAGGAAGAAGCTgtcatggaggaggaggaggaagaggaggaggaggaggagctcaaAGATGAAGTTCAGAGTCAGTCCTCTGCTTCCTCAGAGGATTACATCATCATCCTGCCTGAGTGCTTTGATACCAGCCGCCCCCTGGGGGATTCCATGTACAGCTCTGCACTCTCACAGCCAGGCCTGGAGCGAGGTGCTGAAGGCGAGCCTGGGGTTGAGGCTGGGCAGGAACCAGCTGAGGCTGGGGAGAGACTTCCTGGAGGGGAGAACCAGCCACAGGAGCACAGCATAAGTGACATCCTCACGTCCTCACAGACTCTGGAAACAGTGCCCCTAATCCCAGAGGTAGTGGAGCTTCCACCGCCACTGCCCAG GAGCCCTCCTTGTGTACATCATCATGGTTCCCCAGGAGTGGATTTACCAGTTACCGTATCAGAAGTTTCTTCAGTCCCTGATCAGATCAGAGGAG AGCCCAGAGGCTCATCAGGACTTGTAAACAGCAGACAGAAGAGCTATGACCACTCAAG GCACCATCATGGGAGTAGCATTGCTGGAGGACTGGTGAAGGGGGCTTTGTCTGTTGCTGCCTCTGCATACAAGGCCCTGTTTGCTGGGCCACCCGTCACTGCACAG CCAATAGTTTCTGAAGATCAGACAGCAGCCCTGATGGCCCATCTCTTTGAAATGGGATTCTGTGACAGGCAGCTGAACCTACGGCTGCTGAAGAAACACAATTACAATATCCTGCAGGTTGTAACGGAACTTCTTCAGATAAACAACAATGACTGGTACAGCGAACGCTATTGA
- the NBR1 gene encoding next to BRCA1 gene 1 protein isoform X7 — protein MEPQVTLNVTFKNEIQSFLVSDPENTTWADIEAMVKVSFDLNTIQIKYLDEENEEVSINSQGEYEEALKMAVKQGNQLQMQVHEGHHVVDEAPPPVVGAKRLAARAGKKPLAHYSSLVRVLGSDMKKTPEDPAVQSLPLAPCDTDQPQDKPPDWFTSYLETFREQVVKETVEKLEQKLHEKLVLQNPSLGSYPSEVSMPTSEETLFLPENQFSWHIACNNCQRRIVGVRYQCSLCPSYNICEDCEAGPYSHDTNHVLLKLRRPVVGSSEPFSHSKYSTPRLPAALEQVRLQKQVDKNFLKAEKQRLRAEKKQRKAEVKELKKQLKLHRKIHLWNSIHGLQSPKSPLGRPESLLQSNTLMLPLQPYTPVMPMLSAAFVDENLPDGTHLQPGTKFIKHWRMKNTGNVKWSADTKLKFMWGNLTLASTEKKDVLVPCLKAGHVGVVSVEFIAPALEGTYTSHWRLSHKGQQFGPRVWCSIIVDPFPSEESPDNIEKGMISSSKTDDLTCQQEEAFLLAKEERQLGEVTEQTEGSAACIPQKAKNVASERELYIPSVDLLTAQDLLSFELLDINIVQELERVPHNTPVDMTPCMSPLPHDSPLIEKPGLGQIEEESEGTGFKALPDSTVSVKRKTQNIASVEEAEEDLSGTQFVCETVIRSLTLDAAPDHNPPCRQKTLQMKFALPEEGPLGDEREEIVHITEEEAVMEEEEEEEEEEELKDEVQSQSSASSEDYIIILPECFDTSRPLGDSMYSSALSQPGLERGAEGEPGVEAGQEPAEAGERLPGGENQPQEHSISDILTSSQTLETVPLIPEVVELPPPLPRSPPCVHHHGSPGVDLPVTVSEVSSVPDQIRGEPRGSSGLVNSRQKSYDHSRHHHGSSIAGGLVKGALSVAASAYKALFAGPPVTAQGLRGLLSFLHLAETCFFLKVPHEVFS, from the exons ATGGCAGTTAAACAGGGAAACCAACTGCAGATGCAAGTCCACGAAGGGCACCATGTTGTTGATGAAGCCCCGCCCCCAGTTGTAGGAGCAAAACGATTAGCTGCCAGGGCAGGGAAGAAGCCACTTGCACATTACTCTTCACTGGTGAGAGTCTTGGGATCAGACATGAAGAAGACCCCAGAGGATCCTGCAGTGCAG TCGTTGCCACTTGCTCCATGTGACACAGACCAGCCTCAGGACAAGCCCCCAGACTGGTTCACAAGCTACCTGGAGACA TTCAGAGAACAAGTGGTTAAAGAAACGGTTGAGAAGCTTGAACAGAAATTACATGAAAAGCTTGTCCTCCAGAACCCATCTTTGGGTTCTTATCCCTCAGAAGTCTCAATGCCTACTTCAGAGGAAACATTGTTTTTGCCAGAAAACCAGTTCAGCTGGCATATTGCTTGCAACAACTGCCAAAGAAGGATTGTTGGTGTCCGCTACCAGTGTAG CCTATGCCCATCCTACAATATCTGTGAAGATTGTGAAGCAGGGCCATATAGCCACGACACTAACCATGTCCTGCTGAAGTTGCGGAGACCTGTTGTGGGCTCCTCTGAACCATTCTCTCACTCAAAATACTCTACTCCTCGTCTTCCTGCTGCTCTGGAACAAGTCAG GCTCCAGAAACAGGTTGATAAGAACTTTCTTAAAGCAGAAAAGCAAAGATTGCGAGCTGAGAAGAAACAACGTAAAGCAGAGGTCAAGGAACTTAAAAAGCAACTTAAACTCCATAGGAAAATTCACCTGTGGAATTCAATCCATGGACTCCAGAGCCCCAAGTCTCCTTTAGGCCGACCTGAGAGCTTGCTCCAGTCTAATACCCTGAT GCTCCCTTTGCAACCCTATACCCCCGTTATGCCAATGCTCAGTGCAGCATTTGTGGATGAGAATTTGCCTGATGGGACTCACCTTCAGCCAGGAACCAAGTTTATCAAACACTGGAGGATGAAGAATACAGGAAATGTGAAGTGGAGTGCAGACACAAAG CTCAAGTTCATGTGGGGAAACCTGACTTTGGCTTCCACAGAAAAGAAGGATGTTTTGGTTCCTTGCCTCAAGGCCGGCCATGTGGGAGTTGTATCTGTGGAGTTCATTGCCCCAGCCTTGGAGGGAACGTATACTTCCCATTGGCGTCTTTCTCACAAAGGCCAGCAATTTGGGCCTCGAGTCTGGTGCAGTATCATAGTGGATCCTTTCCCCTCCGAAGAGAGCCCTGATAACATTGAAAAGGGCATGATCAGCTCAAGCAAAACTGATGATCTCACCTGCCAGCAAGAG GAAGCTTTTCTTCTGGCTAAAGAAGAAAGACAACTTGGTGAAGTGACTGAGCAGACAGAAGGATCAGCAGCCTGCATCCCACAGAAGGCAAAAAATGTTGCCAGTGAGAGGGAGCTCTACATCCCATCTGTGGATCTTCTGACTGCCCAG GACCTGCTGTCGTTTGAGCTGTTGGATATAAACATTGTTCAAGAGTTGGAGAGAGTGCCCCATAACACCCCTGTGG ATATGACTCCCTGCATGTCTCCTCTGCCACATGACAGTCCTTTAATAGAGAAGCCAGGCTTGGGGCAGAtagaggaagagagtgaagggacAGGATTTAAAGCACTTCCTG ATTCTACAGTGTCAGTAAAGAGAAAGACTCAGAACATTGCTTCTGTGGAGGAAGCAGAAGAAGACCTGAGTGGGACCCAGTTTGTGTGTGAGACAGTAATCCGATCCCTTACCTTGGATGCTGCCCCAGACCACAACCCTCCTTGCAGACAGAAAACCTTGCAGA TGAAATTTGCCTTGCCTGAGGAAGGACCACTTGGAGATGAGAGGGAGGAGATTGTCCATATCACTGAGGAAGAAGCTgtcatggaggaggaggaggaagaggaggaggaggaggagctcaaAGATGAAGTTCAGAGTCAGTCCTCTGCTTCCTCAGAGGATTACATCATCATCCTGCCTGAGTGCTTTGATACCAGCCGCCCCCTGGGGGATTCCATGTACAGCTCTGCACTCTCACAGCCAGGCCTGGAGCGAGGTGCTGAAGGCGAGCCTGGGGTTGAGGCTGGGCAGGAACCAGCTGAGGCTGGGGAGAGACTTCCTGGAGGGGAGAACCAGCCACAGGAGCACAGCATAAGTGACATCCTCACGTCCTCACAGACTCTGGAAACAGTGCCCCTAATCCCAGAGGTAGTGGAGCTTCCACCGCCACTGCCCAG GAGCCCTCCTTGTGTACATCATCATGGTTCCCCAGGAGTGGATTTACCAGTTACCGTATCAGAAGTTTCTTCAGTCCCTGATCAGATCAGAGGAG AGCCCAGAGGCTCATCAGGACTTGTAAACAGCAGACAGAAGAGCTATGACCACTCAAG GCACCATCATGGGAGTAGCATTGCTGGAGGACTGGTGAAGGGGGCTTTGTCTGTTGCTGCCTCTGCATACAAGGCCCTGTTTGCTGGGCCACCCGTCACTGCACAG GGTCTCCGGGGCTTGCTGTCATTCCTTCATCTGGCCGAAACATGCTTCTTCCTGAAAGTTCCCCATGAAGTATTCTCCTAG
- the NBR1 gene encoding next to BRCA1 gene 1 protein isoform X13: MMAVKQGNQLQMQVHEGHHVVDEAPPPVVGAKRLAARAGKKPLAHYSSLVRVLGSDMKKTPEDPAVQSLPLAPCDTDQPQDKPPDWFTSYLETFREQVVKETVEKLEQKLHEKLVLQNPSLGSYPSEVSMPTSEETLFLPENQFSWHIACNNCQRRIVGVRYQCSLCPSYNICEDCEAGPYSHDTNHVLLKLRRPVVGSSEPFSHSKYSTPRLPAALEQVRLQKQVDKNFLKAEKQRLRAEKKQRKAEVKELKKQLKLHRKIHLWNSIHGLQSPKSPLGRPESLLQSNTLMLPLQPYTPVMPMLSAAFVDENLPDGTHLQPGTKFIKHWRMKNTGNVKWSADTKLKFMWGNLTLASTEKKDVLVPCLKAGHVGVVSVEFIAPALEGTYTSHWRLSHKGQQFGPRVWCSIIVDPFPSEESPDNIEKGMISSSKTDDLTCQQEEAFLLAKEERQLGEVTEQTEGSAACIPQKAKNVASERELYIPSVDLLTAQDLLSFELLDINIVQELERVPHNTPVDMTPCMSPLPHDSPLIEKPGLGQIEEESEGTGFKALPDSTVSVKRKTQNIASVEEAEEDLSGTQFVCETVIRSLTLDAAPDHNPPCRQKTLQMKFALPEEGPLGDEREEIVHITEEEAVMEEEEEEEEEEELKDEVQSQSSASSEDYIIILPECFDTSRPLGDSMYSSALSQPGLERGAEGEPGVEAGQEPAEAGERLPGGENQPQEHSISDILTSSQTLETVPLIPEVVELPPPLPRSPPCVHHHGSPGVDLPVTVSEVSSVPDQIRGEPRGSSGLVNSRQKSYDHSRHHHGSSIAGGLVKGALSVAASAYKALFAGPPVTAQPIVSEDQTAALMAHLFEMGFCDRQLNLRLLKKHNYNILQVVTELLQINNNDWYSERY; this comes from the exons ATGGCAGTTAAACAGGGAAACCAACTGCAGATGCAAGTCCACGAAGGGCACCATGTTGTTGATGAAGCCCCGCCCCCAGTTGTAGGAGCAAAACGATTAGCTGCCAGGGCAGGGAAGAAGCCACTTGCACATTACTCTTCACTGGTGAGAGTCTTGGGATCAGACATGAAGAAGACCCCAGAGGATCCTGCAGTGCAG TCGTTGCCACTTGCTCCATGTGACACAGACCAGCCTCAGGACAAGCCCCCAGACTGGTTCACAAGCTACCTGGAGACA TTCAGAGAACAAGTGGTTAAAGAAACGGTTGAGAAGCTTGAACAGAAATTACATGAAAAGCTTGTCCTCCAGAACCCATCTTTGGGTTCTTATCCCTCAGAAGTCTCAATGCCTACTTCAGAGGAAACATTGTTTTTGCCAGAAAACCAGTTCAGCTGGCATATTGCTTGCAACAACTGCCAAAGAAGGATTGTTGGTGTCCGCTACCAGTGTAG CCTATGCCCATCCTACAATATCTGTGAAGATTGTGAAGCAGGGCCATATAGCCACGACACTAACCATGTCCTGCTGAAGTTGCGGAGACCTGTTGTGGGCTCCTCTGAACCATTCTCTCACTCAAAATACTCTACTCCTCGTCTTCCTGCTGCTCTGGAACAAGTCAG GCTCCAGAAACAGGTTGATAAGAACTTTCTTAAAGCAGAAAAGCAAAGATTGCGAGCTGAGAAGAAACAACGTAAAGCAGAGGTCAAGGAACTTAAAAAGCAACTTAAACTCCATAGGAAAATTCACCTGTGGAATTCAATCCATGGACTCCAGAGCCCCAAGTCTCCTTTAGGCCGACCTGAGAGCTTGCTCCAGTCTAATACCCTGAT GCTCCCTTTGCAACCCTATACCCCCGTTATGCCAATGCTCAGTGCAGCATTTGTGGATGAGAATTTGCCTGATGGGACTCACCTTCAGCCAGGAACCAAGTTTATCAAACACTGGAGGATGAAGAATACAGGAAATGTGAAGTGGAGTGCAGACACAAAG CTCAAGTTCATGTGGGGAAACCTGACTTTGGCTTCCACAGAAAAGAAGGATGTTTTGGTTCCTTGCCTCAAGGCCGGCCATGTGGGAGTTGTATCTGTGGAGTTCATTGCCCCAGCCTTGGAGGGAACGTATACTTCCCATTGGCGTCTTTCTCACAAAGGCCAGCAATTTGGGCCTCGAGTCTGGTGCAGTATCATAGTGGATCCTTTCCCCTCCGAAGAGAGCCCTGATAACATTGAAAAGGGCATGATCAGCTCAAGCAAAACTGATGATCTCACCTGCCAGCAAGAG GAAGCTTTTCTTCTGGCTAAAGAAGAAAGACAACTTGGTGAAGTGACTGAGCAGACAGAAGGATCAGCAGCCTGCATCCCACAGAAGGCAAAAAATGTTGCCAGTGAGAGGGAGCTCTACATCCCATCTGTGGATCTTCTGACTGCCCAG GACCTGCTGTCGTTTGAGCTGTTGGATATAAACATTGTTCAAGAGTTGGAGAGAGTGCCCCATAACACCCCTGTGG ATATGACTCCCTGCATGTCTCCTCTGCCACATGACAGTCCTTTAATAGAGAAGCCAGGCTTGGGGCAGAtagaggaagagagtgaagggacAGGATTTAAAGCACTTCCTG ATTCTACAGTGTCAGTAAAGAGAAAGACTCAGAACATTGCTTCTGTGGAGGAAGCAGAAGAAGACCTGAGTGGGACCCAGTTTGTGTGTGAGACAGTAATCCGATCCCTTACCTTGGATGCTGCCCCAGACCACAACCCTCCTTGCAGACAGAAAACCTTGCAGA TGAAATTTGCCTTGCCTGAGGAAGGACCACTTGGAGATGAGAGGGAGGAGATTGTCCATATCACTGAGGAAGAAGCTgtcatggaggaggaggaggaagaggaggaggaggaggagctcaaAGATGAAGTTCAGAGTCAGTCCTCTGCTTCCTCAGAGGATTACATCATCATCCTGCCTGAGTGCTTTGATACCAGCCGCCCCCTGGGGGATTCCATGTACAGCTCTGCACTCTCACAGCCAGGCCTGGAGCGAGGTGCTGAAGGCGAGCCTGGGGTTGAGGCTGGGCAGGAACCAGCTGAGGCTGGGGAGAGACTTCCTGGAGGGGAGAACCAGCCACAGGAGCACAGCATAAGTGACATCCTCACGTCCTCACAGACTCTGGAAACAGTGCCCCTAATCCCAGAGGTAGTGGAGCTTCCACCGCCACTGCCCAG GAGCCCTCCTTGTGTACATCATCATGGTTCCCCAGGAGTGGATTTACCAGTTACCGTATCAGAAGTTTCTTCAGTCCCTGATCAGATCAGAGGAG AGCCCAGAGGCTCATCAGGACTTGTAAACAGCAGACAGAAGAGCTATGACCACTCAAG GCACCATCATGGGAGTAGCATTGCTGGAGGACTGGTGAAGGGGGCTTTGTCTGTTGCTGCCTCTGCATACAAGGCCCTGTTTGCTGGGCCACCCGTCACTGCACAG CCAATAGTTTCTGAAGATCAGACAGCAGCCCTGATGGCCCATCTCTTTGAAATGGGATTCTGTGACAGGCAGCTGAACCTACGGCTGCTGAAGAAACACAATTACAATATCCTGCAGGTTGTAACGGAACTTCTTCAGATAAACAACAATGACTGGTACAGCGAACGCTATTGA